One Microthrixaceae bacterium DNA segment encodes these proteins:
- a CDS encoding CocE/NonD family hydrolase gives MLDATTTKERNAKNRLRCSIRVTVTFTIVAVLAACVPPSPPDLSDTTGEYGVVVTRNLEIPLADGRVLRADLYSPTDPLTGVPAPGPFPVIIGFTPYGKSGAATSPTGSDGVNLSLVRHGYLAAAVDIPGTGASDGAFDLFDHHEAVAGAEVVDWAAQLPRSNGAVGMLGLSYMAIVQLFTAAEVGPDSPLKAIFPMAATVDPYRDLYTSGGALNVLSPLGLLFGYGITRSVTPFTELWNDPIAALRHAGSNFGRLGEFEAVMADDMFNNGPRRYDGEWWDQRRPGRILQRIADNGVAVYVVGGLYDVFQRGEPLIYSGLQNAWSGRDVEAPMAPDQPVSDRFQLLTGPWTHGTIGDGLDMTAIQLSWFDRWLKGRNDSTHPLTSPAASPAAPLHVVEPGGASYDASTYPLDDARTERLWLREHGGLATGGPEAPEPDDVIYYSPLADPCTASTTQFAAGLFAECLAPVRRSTTGNEATYTTPPLEDPVQLAGPIGLTLSASSTTSETLFSVTVEDVAADGTSTTLTGGAQLGSLRALDPDRSWWNELGGVTKPHLISTRAVSQPVPRGVPVTYHIEVRPAFATLEAGHRLRLRISTVDFPHLIPLGEFPQLLGGRYRLHHSPATPSFIDLSVR, from the coding sequence GTGTTGGACGCGACGACTACCAAGGAACGGAACGCGAAGAACCGGCTTCGTTGCTCGATCCGCGTGACGGTGACGTTCACGATCGTCGCGGTCCTCGCAGCGTGCGTTCCGCCGTCGCCGCCCGACCTGTCGGACACCACCGGCGAGTACGGCGTGGTGGTGACCCGCAACCTTGAGATTCCCCTCGCGGATGGGCGCGTGCTTCGCGCCGACCTCTACTCCCCGACCGATCCACTCACCGGGGTTCCCGCCCCCGGGCCCTTTCCCGTCATCATCGGGTTTACCCCATACGGCAAGTCGGGCGCGGCCACCTCACCGACCGGCTCCGACGGGGTCAACCTGTCGCTCGTGCGCCACGGCTACCTGGCGGCCGCGGTCGACATTCCCGGCACCGGGGCATCGGATGGAGCATTCGACCTGTTCGACCATCACGAAGCGGTCGCCGGCGCTGAGGTGGTCGACTGGGCGGCGCAACTCCCGCGTTCGAACGGCGCAGTCGGGATGCTCGGCCTTTCCTACATGGCGATCGTTCAACTGTTCACCGCTGCCGAGGTCGGGCCGGATTCGCCGCTCAAGGCGATCTTTCCGATGGCGGCAACGGTCGACCCGTATCGGGATCTTTACACCAGCGGCGGTGCCCTCAACGTTCTGTCTCCCCTCGGACTGTTGTTCGGATACGGAATCACCCGCTCGGTCACACCGTTCACCGAACTCTGGAACGATCCGATCGCCGCGCTTCGTCACGCCGGCAGCAACTTCGGCCGTCTCGGCGAGTTCGAAGCGGTCATGGCCGACGACATGTTCAACAACGGCCCGCGCCGGTACGACGGCGAGTGGTGGGACCAACGACGACCTGGCCGAATCCTGCAGCGCATCGCCGACAACGGTGTTGCGGTCTACGTCGTCGGCGGGCTGTACGACGTCTTCCAGCGCGGCGAGCCGCTCATCTACAGCGGCCTGCAAAACGCGTGGTCCGGCCGCGACGTCGAGGCTCCCATGGCTCCCGACCAGCCGGTTTCCGATCGTTTCCAATTGCTGACCGGCCCCTGGACCCACGGAACGATCGGCGACGGCCTCGACATGACCGCAATCCAACTCTCCTGGTTCGACCGATGGCTGAAGGGCCGCAACGATTCGACCCATCCGTTGACGTCGCCGGCCGCGTCCCCCGCAGCGCCGCTGCACGTCGTGGAGCCCGGCGGCGCCAGTTACGACGCATCGACCTATCCGCTCGACGATGCCCGCACCGAACGGCTGTGGCTGCGCGAGCACGGAGGCCTCGCAACGGGCGGTCCCGAGGCCCCCGAGCCCGACGACGTCATCTATTACTCCCCGCTCGCCGACCCCTGCACCGCTTCGACGACGCAGTTCGCCGCCGGACTGTTCGCCGAGTGCCTCGCCCCGGTTCGACGGTCGACCACCGGAAACGAGGCCACCTACACCACGCCGCCCCTGGAGGATCCGGTCCAGCTCGCCGGGCCGATCGGCCTGACGCTGAGCGCGTCGTCGACAACCTCCGAGACGCTGTTTTCGGTCACCGTCGAAGACGTCGCAGCCGACGGCACCTCGACGACGTTGACCGGCGGAGCACAACTCGGTTCGCTCCGAGCGCTCGACCCGGACCGATCCTGGTGGAACGAACTCGGCGGCGTGACCAAGCCGCACCTCATCTCCACCCGCGCTGTCTCCCAGCCGGTGCCCCGAGGCGTCCCGGTCACCTACCACATTGAGGTTCGCCCGGCATTCGCCACCCTCGAAGCGGGCCACCGCCTCCGCCTGCGGATCTCGACAGTCGATTTCCCGCATCTGATCCCGCTCGGCGAGTTCCCCCAACTCCTCGGCGGCCGATACCGGTTGCACCACAGCCCGGCGACCCCGTCGTTCATCGATCTCTCGGTGCGGTAG
- a CDS encoding alpha-L-fucosidase: MSKKRPDDDLPRRKRRVPAWWADAKLGIFVHWTPASVPGFAPTGRDIGSLMVDPGPHPLSEIPYSEWYENSLRFENSSVARFHREHYGSRPYRAFADEFVAGLERWDPTAWARTFAATGARYVVLVTKHHDGWCLWPSEVTNPHRVGWQSQRDLVGELAEAVRGEGMRFGVYYSGAYDWSFDDSAIGTVGSGLRAIPGGEYVDYAEAHVRELIDRYRPSVLWNDIGWPAPKARLDELFRYYFAAVPDGVVNDRWMPTGRLLKLAANPRLSGLVDRALRASAEKSGGLVPPEPPFYGYQTPEFVEFDEIRSTPFEIVRGFDRGFGYNQTSTEDDFISRRDLELLLVGAAATGGNLMANVGPRGIDASIPEEQMRRLRWLAEIEPLIAMALRDTRPWVIPKFCDPHGTEVRFVARGESVFAWIWPSRTTTDGAAAETTTGSLVLPLRATARTRLLVADPDERTVDGSPSDGIAWCPLSIDTVHLGSRIVVPNDVMTPPATDDPRPRVLRVDHAVAMPFS, encoded by the coding sequence ATGTCCAAGAAGCGTCCCGATGACGACCTCCCCCGCCGCAAGCGCCGCGTTCCGGCGTGGTGGGCGGATGCCAAGCTCGGCATCTTCGTGCACTGGACACCGGCGTCGGTGCCAGGGTTCGCACCGACCGGGCGCGACATCGGCAGCCTCATGGTCGATCCGGGACCGCATCCGCTCAGCGAGATCCCGTATTCGGAGTGGTACGAGAACTCGTTGCGTTTCGAGAACAGCTCGGTCGCCCGGTTCCATCGTGAGCACTACGGCTCGCGGCCCTACCGCGCCTTCGCCGACGAGTTCGTGGCTGGCCTCGAACGGTGGGACCCAACCGCCTGGGCGCGAACTTTCGCCGCCACCGGCGCCCGCTACGTCGTGTTGGTCACCAAGCACCACGACGGCTGGTGTCTGTGGCCCTCTGAGGTCACCAACCCCCATCGTGTCGGATGGCAGTCGCAACGCGATCTCGTCGGCGAGCTCGCCGAGGCGGTTCGCGGCGAGGGAATGCGTTTTGGCGTCTACTACTCCGGCGCGTACGACTGGAGTTTCGACGATTCCGCCATCGGAACGGTCGGCTCCGGACTTCGCGCCATTCCGGGTGGCGAGTACGTCGACTACGCCGAGGCCCACGTGCGCGAACTCATCGACCGCTACCGGCCATCGGTGCTGTGGAACGACATCGGCTGGCCGGCGCCGAAGGCGCGGCTCGACGAGTTGTTTCGCTACTACTTCGCAGCGGTTCCCGACGGCGTCGTGAACGACCGGTGGATGCCGACCGGTCGTCTGCTCAAACTTGCGGCCAACCCGCGCCTCAGCGGTCTGGTCGACCGTGCGCTCCGGGCCAGCGCCGAGAAGTCCGGCGGCCTCGTCCCACCCGAGCCGCCGTTCTACGGATACCAGACCCCCGAGTTCGTCGAGTTCGATGAGATTCGCTCGACGCCGTTTGAGATCGTGCGCGGGTTCGACCGGGGGTTCGGGTACAACCAGACGTCGACCGAGGACGACTTCATCTCGCGCCGCGACCTCGAACTGCTCCTCGTGGGAGCGGCGGCAACGGGCGGCAATCTCATGGCGAACGTCGGACCGCGCGGCATCGACGCGTCGATCCCCGAGGAACAGATGCGACGACTGCGCTGGCTTGCGGAGATCGAACCACTCATAGCCATGGCGCTGCGCGACACCCGACCGTGGGTTATCCCCAAGTTCTGCGATCCCCACGGGACCGAGGTGCGTTTCGTGGCCCGCGGCGAATCGGTGTTCGCGTGGATCTGGCCAAGCCGTACGACCACCGACGGCGCCGCAGCGGAAACCACCACGGGTTCCTTGGTGCTGCCGCTCCGCGCCACGGCGCGCACGAGGCTGCTCGTCGCGGACCCCGACGAGCGTACCGTCGACGGTTCCCCAAGCGATGGGATCGCCTGGTGTCCCCTGTCGATCGACACCGTCCATCTCGGCTCACGCATCGTCGTGCCGAACGACGTGATGACACCCCCAGCGACCGACGACCCCCGACCGAGGGTCCTTCGCGTCGACCACGCGGTAGCGATGCCATTCAGCTGA